In a single window of the Rhineura floridana isolate rRhiFlo1 chromosome 3, rRhiFlo1.hap2, whole genome shotgun sequence genome:
- the LOC133378960 gene encoding zinc finger protein 501-like has translation MRALLSFSANTCQLNTAAEELQPLCSLRVNKGQQSGGGKERTRDFPFLPRLSAEMQAGSAQSPSSCAAMLASGVARREPRNRRYIWGVKAEGEPSEISLEKAEEQVQEQKRRSQYGAKRQEERQTHTGDKPHKCLECGKSFSRSSTLTLHHRTHTGDTPYQCFKCGKSFSQSSNLTVHQRTHSGDKPHKCLECGKSFSRSDTLSIHERTHTGDKPHKCLECGKSFSRSSTLTLHHRTHTGDKPYQCLECGKSFNQSGHLALHQRTHTGDKPYKCLECGKSFSQSSSLTLHHRSHTGDKPYQCLECGKSFNQSGSLASHQRTHTGDKPYKCLECGKSFSQSSHLSLHHRTHTGDKPYQCLECGKSFNQSGHLASHQRCHTGDKPYQCLECGKTFRSSSALTMHQRTHTGDKPYKCFECGKNFSQSGQLISHHRTHTGDKPYQCLECGKSFSQSSKLNLHHKTHTGNKPYKCL, from the exons ATGAGAGCCCTGCTCTCCTTCAGCGCCAACACATGTCAACTCAACACAG CAGCCGAGGAacttcagccactttgctccttaaGGGTTAACAAAGGACAACAGAGCGGAGGAGGGAAAGAGCGAACgagggacttccccttcctgccccgcCTCTCGGCAGAAATGCAGGCTGGAAGCGCTCAGAGCCCCTCTTCGTGCGCTGCGATGCTGGCGAGCGGGGTTGCGCGGAGGGAGCCTCGAAACAGAA gatacatctggggggtcaaggctgagggagaaccatctgaaatatcactggaaaaagctgaggagcaagTGCAGGAGCAGAAACGGAGGAGTCAatatggagcaaagagacaagaggagagacagactcacacaggggacaaaccccataaatgcttggagtgtggaaagagcttcagtcgcagtagcacccttactttgcatcacagaactcacacaggggacacaccttatcaatgcttcaagtgtggaaagagcttcagtcagagcagcaaccttactgtgcatcaaagaacccattcaGGGGACAAAccccataaatgcttggagtgtggaaagagcttcagtcggagtgacacccttagtatacatgaaagaactcacacaggggacaaacctcataaatgcttggagtgtggaaagagcttcagtcgcagtagcacccttactttgcatcacagaactcacacaggggacaaaccttatcaatgcttggagtgtggaaagagcttcaatcagagtggccaccttgctttgcatcaaagaactcacacaggagacaaaccttataaatgcttggagtgtggaaagagcttcagtcagagtagcagccttactttgcatcacagaagtcacacaggggacaaaccttatcaatgcttggagtgtggaaagagcttcaatcagagtggcagccttgcttcgcatcaaagaactcacacaggagacaaaccttataaatgcttggagtgtggaaagagcttcagtcagagtagccacctttctttgcatcacagaactcacacaggggacaaaccttatcaatgcttggagtgtggaaagagcttcaatcagagtggccaccttgcttcgcatcaaagatgtcacacaggggacaaaccttatcaatgcttggagtgtggaaagacattCAGATCGAGTAGTGCCCTTAcgatgcatcaaagaactcacacaggagacaaaccttataaatgcttcgagtgtggaaagaacttcagtcagagcggccaACTtatttcgcatcacagaactcacacaggggacaaaccttatcaatgcttggagtgtggaaagagctttagtcagagtagcAAACTGAatttgcatcacaaaactcatacagggaacaaaccttataaatgcttgtag